From Camelina sativa cultivar DH55 chromosome 20, Cs, whole genome shotgun sequence, the proteins below share one genomic window:
- the LOC104769233 gene encoding probable LRR receptor-like serine/threonine-protein kinase At5g10290 produces the protein MFSLHKMALAFTLLVFACLCSFVSSDAQGDALFALRISLRALPNQLSDWNQNQVNPCTWSQVICDDKNLVTSITLSDMNFSGTLSSRLGVLENLKTLTLKGNGITGEIPEDFGNLTSLTSLDLEDNQLTGRIPSTIGNLKKLQFLTLSRNKLNGIIPESLTGLPNLLNLLLDSNSLTGQIPQRLFEIPKYNFTSNNLNCGGRQPHPCVSEVAHSGGSSKPKTGIIAGVVAGVTVILFGILLFLFCKDRHKGYRRDVFVDVAGEVDRRIAFGQLKRFAWRELQLATDNFSEKNVLGQGGFGKVYKGVLPDNTKVAVKRLTDFESPGGDAAFQREVEMISVAVHRNLLRLIGFCTTQTERLLVYPFMQNLSLAHRLRELKAGDPVLDWETRKRIALGAARGFEYLHEHCNPKIIHRDVKAANVLLDEDFEAVVGDFGLAKLVDVRRTNVTTQVRGTMGHIAPEYLSTGKSSERTDVFGYGIMLLELVTGQRAIDFSRLEEEDDVLLLDHVKKLEREKRLGAIVDKNLDGEYIKEEVEMMIQVALLCTQGSPEDRPVMSEVVRMLEGEGLAERWEEWQNVEVTRRHEFERLQRRFDWGEDSMHNQDAIELSGGR, from the exons atgttCAGCTTGCATAAGATGGCTTTGGCTTTTACTCTGTTGGTTTTTGCCTGCTTATGCTCGTTTGTGTCTTCAGATGCTCAAG GGGATGCACTGTTTGCGTTGAGGATCTCGTTACGTGCATTGCCAAATCAGCTAAGTGACTGGAACCAGAATCAAGTTAATCCTTGCACTTGGTCCCAAGTTATTTGTGATGACAAAAACTTGGTTACTTCTAT TACGTTGTCAGACATGAATTTCTCTGGAACCTTGTCTTCAAGATTAGGAGTGCTAGAAAATCTCAAGACTCT TACTTTAAAGGGAAATGGGATTACGGGTGAAATACCAGAAGACTTTGGAAATCTGACTAGCTTGACCAGTTTGGATTTGGAGGACAATCAGCTAACTGGTCGTATACCTTCCACTATTGGTAATCTCAAGAAACTTCAGTTCTT GACCTTGAGTAGAAACAAACTGAATGGGATTATTCCGGAGTCACTCACGGGTCTTCCAAACCTGTTAAATCT GCTTCTTGATTCCAATAGTCTCACTGGCCAGATTCCTCAACGTCTATTTGAGATCCCAAAATACAA TTTCACGTCAAACAACTTGAATTGTGGTGGTCGTCAACCTCACCCTTGTGTATCTGAGGTTGCCCATTCAG GTGGTTCAAGCAAGCCAAAAACTGGCATTATTGCTGGAGTTGTTGCCGGAGTTACAGTTATTCTCTTTGGAATCTTGTTGTTTCTGTTCTGCAAGGATAGGCATAAAGGATATAGACGTGATGTGTTTGTGGATGTTGCAG GTGAAGTGGACAGGAGAATTGCATTTGGGCAGTTAAAAAGATTTGCATGGAGAGAGCTCCAATTGGCAACAGATAACTTCAGCGAAAAGAATGTGCTCGGACAAGGAGGGTTTGGGAAAGTTTACAAAGGAGTGCTTCCGGATAACACCAAAGTTGCTGTGAAGAGGTTAACGGATTTTGAAAGTCCTGGTGGAGATGCTGCATTCCAGAGAGAAGTGGAGATGATAAGTGTAGCTGTTCATAGGAATCTACTGCGTCTTATAGGTTTCTGCACCACTCAAACAGAACGCCTTTTGGTTTATCCCTTCATGCAGAACCTAAGTCTTGCACATCGTCTCAGAGAGCTTAAAGCTGGCGACCCGGTTCTGGATTGGGAGACGAGGAAACGGATTGCCTTAGGAGCAGCGCGTGGTTTTGAGTATCTTCACGAACATTGCAATCCGAAGATCATACATCGTGATGTGAAAGCAGCAAACGTGTTACTAGATGAAGATTTTGAAGCAGTGGTTGGTGATTTCGGTTTAGCCAAGTTAGTAGATGTTAGAAGGACTAATGTGACAACTCAAGTTCGAGGAACGATGGGTCACATTGCACCAGAATATCTATCCACAGGGAAATCATCAGAGAGAACGGATGTTTTCGGGTATGGAATTATGCTTCTTGAGCTCGTTACAGGACAACGCGCAATTGACTTTTCTCgtttggaggaagaagatgatgtcttGTTACTTGACCAC GTGAAGAAActggaaagagagaagagattggGAGCAATTGTAGATAAGAATTTGGATGGGGagtatataaaagaagaagtagagatgATGATACAAGTGGCTTTGCTTTGTACACAAGGTTCACCTGAAGACCGACCAGTGATGTCGGAAGTTGTAAGGATGTTAGAAGGAGAAGGGCTAGCGGAGAGATGGGAAGAGTGGCAAAACGTGGAAGTGACGAGACGTCATGAGTTCGAGCGGTTGCAGAGGAGATTTGATTGGGGTGAAGACTCTATGCATAACCAAGATGCCATTGAGTTATCAGGTGGACGATGA
- the LOC104769234 gene encoding alpha-hydroxynitrile lyase-like, whose translation MERKHHFVLVHNAFHGAWIWYKLKPLLESAGHRVTAIELSASGIDPRPIQAVDTFEEYSKPLIETLKSLPENEQVILVGSSFGGINIALAADIYPAKIKVLVFLNAFLPDTTHSPSHVLDKYMELPGGLEDCEFSYHQTRNGTMSLMKMGPKFMKTRLYQNCPIEDYELAKMLHRQGSFFQEDLPKKEKFSEDGYGSVKRVYVMSSEDKAIPCDFMRWMIDNFNVSKVYEIDGGDHMLMLSKPQQLLNTLSAIAAD comes from the exons ATGGAGAGAAAACATCACTTCGTGTTAGTTCACAACGCTTTTCACGGAGCATGGATCTGGTACAAGCTCAAGCCTCTCCTTGAGTCCGCCGGCCACCGTGTCACTGCTATTGAACTCTCCGCCTCCGGGATCGACCCACGACCAATCCAGGCCGTCGACACCTTCGAAGAATACTCCAAACCTTTGATCGAAACCCTCAAATCTCTTCCAGAGAACGAACAGGTGATTCTGGTTGGTTCCAGCTTCGGAGGCATCAACATTGCTCTCGCCGCCGACATATATCCGGCAAAAATTAAGGTTCTTGTGTTCCTCAACGCCTTCTTGCCCGACACAACCCACTCCCCCTCTCACGTTCTAGATAAG TATATGGAGCTGCCTGGAGGTTTGGAAGATTGTGAGTTTTCTTATCATCAAACAAGGAATGGGACAATGAGTTTAATGAAGATGGGACCAAAATTCATGAAGACTCGTCTTTACCAAAACTGTCCTATTGAG GATTACGAGCTGGCAAAAATGTTGCATAGACAAGGGTCATTTTTCCAAGAGGATctaccaaagaaagaaaagtttagcgAGGATGGTTATGGTTCGGTGAAACGAGTTTACGTAATGAGTAGTGAAGACAAAGCCATTCCTTGCGATTTCATGCGTTGGATGATTGATAATTTCAACGTCTCCAAAGTCTACGAGATCGACGGTGGAGATCACATGCTGATGCTCTCCAAACCTCAACAACTCTTAAACACTCTCTCTGCTATTGCCGCCGATTAA
- the LOC104769235 gene encoding EPIDERMAL PATTERNING FACTOR-like protein 1 — MVILEFKLKKMFAIYKPSFLLLLLLLITPQVSSFLQPVQPPDSPQVALIEDKARLGSTPPSCHNRCNNCHPCMAVQVPTLPTRSRFTRVNPFSGGFVRPPPSSLTTVLDQYSNYKPMGWKCHCNGHFYNP; from the exons ATGGTAATTCTtgaattcaaattaaaaaaaatgtttgctaTTTACAaaccttccttccttcttcttcttctccttctcatcaCTCCACAAGTCTCATCCTTTCTTCAACCAGTCCAACCTCCGGATTCTCCTCAA gTAGCTTTGATTGAAGATAAAGCAAGATTAGGATCTACACCACCGAGCTGTCACAACAGATGCAACAACTGCCATCCTTGCATGGCTGTTCAAGTTCCCACTCTCCCTACTCGATCCCGGTTCACACGAGTTAACCCGTTTTCCGGTGGATTCGTACGACCTCCTCCTTCGTCTCTAACCACCGTTCTTGATCAGTACTCTAATTACAAGCCTATGGGATGGAAATGTCATTGCAATGGCCACTTTtataatccttaa